The Bacillus carboniphilus genome contains a region encoding:
- a CDS encoding LacI family DNA-binding transcriptional regulator — translation MATIEDVAKLAGLSRTTVSRVINNHPYVSQTKRQQVLHAMKELGYVPNSSARSLRNQRTGIIAVLIPRVTNLFFSKFIETLEITISKSDYQLIVCQTQYSKEKELTYLDLLKTRQIDGVIMASLENDWKEVHPYLQYGPIILVNEYEEKADVPTISLNQKRGAYEATEHLIKLGHKRIAYCCGQHKSNVAKEREKGFKQALIDYQLIIDEELTYRKADDIESGREIIKSIIHLQKPPTAIFTGSDEVAAGIIAEAKRVGWSIPENLAVVGFDNQPIAELLQPPITTVHQPVQEMAEKAALVLFNKIHNKVSTEILSLPLKLIIRASTVGEESEVKEMVSR, via the coding sequence ATGGCGACAATTGAGGATGTTGCAAAACTAGCAGGGTTATCAAGAACAACGGTATCCAGAGTTATTAACAATCACCCTTATGTTTCACAAACGAAAAGACAACAAGTGTTGCATGCAATGAAAGAGTTAGGGTATGTGCCGAATTCATCCGCGCGGAGCCTTCGAAATCAACGAACGGGAATCATCGCAGTACTCATACCGAGAGTGACAAATTTATTTTTTAGTAAGTTTATAGAGACGCTAGAGATTACGATTTCAAAGTCTGACTATCAATTAATAGTATGCCAAACGCAATATTCTAAGGAAAAAGAATTGACCTATTTAGACCTGCTTAAAACAAGGCAAATTGATGGTGTTATCATGGCATCCTTAGAGAATGATTGGAAGGAAGTCCATCCATATCTTCAATATGGACCCATCATCCTTGTGAATGAATATGAAGAAAAAGCCGATGTTCCTACTATATCTTTAAACCAAAAGCGAGGAGCTTACGAAGCAACAGAACATTTAATCAAACTAGGTCATAAAAGAATCGCTTATTGCTGTGGCCAACATAAAAGTAATGTGGCAAAGGAAAGAGAAAAGGGTTTTAAACAAGCCTTAATCGATTATCAGCTAATAATTGATGAAGAACTTACTTATAGAAAAGCAGATGATATTGAGAGCGGAAGAGAAATTATTAAGAGTATCATTCATTTACAAAAACCACCTACAGCCATTTTTACTGGCTCAGATGAGGTTGCTGCGGGAATCATAGCCGAAGCAAAAAGGGTTGGATGGTCCATTCCAGAAAATTTAGCTGTCGTTGGTTTTGATAATCAACCGATTGCTGAATTGTTGCAACCGCCAATTACAACCGTTCATCAACCTGTTCAGGAAATGGCAGAAAAAGCAGCACTTGTTTTATTCAACAAGATACATAACAAAGTTTCAACAGAAATCCTCTCTCTTCCTTTAAAACTAATCATTAGAGCTTCTACAGTTGGAGAGGAGAGTGAGGTGAAAGAAATGGTGTCTCGTTAA
- the hemH gene encoding ferrochelatase, whose protein sequence is MVRKKMGLLVMAYGTPYNEEDIERYYTHIRRGRKPEAHHLEDLKERYQAIGGISPLAQITLDQAKGLEEYLNEQQDQIEFKMYLGLKHIEPFVEDAVEQMHKDGIEEAVSIVLAPHFSTFSVKSYNGRAKKAAEELGGPSITCIESWYREPKFIQYWADKVKDTFSSMSKEEREKAVLIVSAHSLPEKIIANGDPYPDQLQETADLIAQSAGVKNYEIGWQSEGNTPDPWLGPDVQDLTRDLYEQKGYRSFVYTPVGFVADHLEVLYDNDYECKVVTDELGAAYYRPEMPNAKREFIDCLADIVLKHLDMKS, encoded by the coding sequence TTGGTGAGAAAAAAGATGGGTTTACTTGTGATGGCTTATGGAACACCATACAATGAGGAAGATATCGAACGTTATTACACGCATATACGTCGTGGACGAAAACCTGAGGCACACCATCTTGAAGATTTAAAAGAACGATATCAAGCAATCGGAGGAATCTCTCCGCTTGCACAAATTACATTAGATCAAGCAAAAGGACTGGAAGAATATTTAAATGAGCAACAAGACCAAATAGAATTCAAAATGTATTTAGGTTTAAAACATATTGAACCTTTTGTAGAAGATGCTGTGGAGCAAATGCATAAGGATGGTATTGAAGAAGCTGTAAGTATCGTTTTAGCTCCTCACTTTTCAACCTTTAGCGTCAAATCATATAATGGTCGTGCCAAAAAAGCGGCTGAGGAATTAGGAGGCCCTTCCATTACATGTATCGAAAGCTGGTATAGAGAACCAAAGTTTATCCAATATTGGGCGGATAAAGTAAAGGATACGTTCTCATCAATGTCAAAAGAGGAAAGAGAAAAAGCCGTTCTTATTGTTTCTGCTCATAGCCTTCCTGAAAAGATTATTGCAAATGGAGACCCTTATCCTGACCAGCTCCAAGAAACAGCCGATTTGATTGCTCAATCAGCGGGTGTAAAGAATTATGAGATTGGATGGCAAAGCGAAGGGAATACACCGGACCCATGGTTAGGTCCTGATGTACAAGATTTAACCCGCGATTTGTATGAACAAAAAGGCTATCGCTCGTTTGTCTATACTCCAGTTGGGTTCGTAGCAGATCACTTAGAAGTGTTGTATGATAACGACTATGAATGTAAAGTTGTAACGGATGAGTTAGGTGCTGCATACTACAGACCTGAAATGCCAAATGCGAAGCGAGAGTTTATTGATTGCTTAGCGGATATCGTATTAAAGCATCTTGATATGAAATCATAG
- a CDS encoding DUF4359 domain-containing protein produces MKYLNIKHLKKKGFLILFTSLIFLGSTMYLTKPADYEYDEWALELISEREAEENPLKEVGLQLLGEKIIADNTFVEDYFFLKVYTTSLNDKELKVIGLYNNFIPISIK; encoded by the coding sequence ATGAAATACTTGAATATTAAACATCTTAAAAAGAAAGGTTTCCTTATTCTATTCACTTCACTAATATTTCTAGGCTCGACTATGTACTTAACTAAGCCAGCCGATTATGAGTATGATGAATGGGCATTAGAACTTATTTCTGAGAGAGAAGCTGAAGAAAATCCCCTAAAAGAGGTTGGTTTACAACTTCTAGGGGAAAAAATTATCGCTGACAACACATTCGTAGAAGACTACTTTTTTTTGAAAGTTTATACAACCAGTTTAAATGATAAAGAACTGAAAGTGATTGGTTTATATAACAATTTTATTCCTATTAGTATAAAGTGA
- a CDS encoding DUF1254 domain-containing protein, with the protein MKLKSLFIFLLILSYLSPSSINANEIPKITNENFLDEIDVSSEETLAYLIGLKAYIYGYPIVEYERTKQELIKTRASINEFYYSEKLDTPSYADIVSPNADTLYSSAWLDLSQTPIILTIPENKEDRFYTVQMLDSYTNTFKNVPGVGGSNEEKQYVIVGPNWSGEVPEDIEVLKAPTNSIWLLGRTEVGEDVQKAIELETGVKIKKLIPFAGNQPIIEVPSDVFTSLSFFDVMVQSMQQNPPPTSEESLLNQFAKVGIDVNKGFDEANLSDEVKSGLERAINDAPKIIQNSFPLNLKTTNNWGYAKVIGSYGEDYLARAYITYSGFEANVKEIQTYLRSYTDQSAEKYDGKNVYRIHFEKEELPDVEAFWSITMYNQDMYLVENEMNRYSIGSNTEGLKYNEDGSLDIYMSHEPPEGKESNWLPAPLDEFNLITRLFEPTEETLKKLYLPAVKKVND; encoded by the coding sequence ATGAAATTAAAAAGTCTTTTCATTTTTTTACTGATACTTAGTTACTTATCACCGTCTTCAATTAATGCAAATGAGATCCCTAAAATAACAAATGAGAATTTTCTTGATGAAATAGATGTCTCATCTGAAGAAACGTTGGCTTATTTAATTGGATTGAAGGCCTATATTTATGGTTATCCAATAGTGGAATATGAACGGACAAAACAAGAGCTAATCAAGACTAGAGCTTCTATTAATGAATTTTATTATTCAGAGAAACTAGATACTCCATCTTATGCAGACATTGTTTCACCAAATGCGGATACATTATATTCATCGGCATGGTTAGATTTGTCACAAACACCAATCATCTTAACGATTCCTGAAAACAAAGAAGATCGTTTTTACACCGTGCAAATGTTAGATAGTTATACGAATACATTTAAAAATGTACCAGGGGTAGGAGGGAGTAATGAAGAAAAGCAATATGTAATTGTAGGACCTAATTGGAGCGGAGAAGTGCCAGAAGATATAGAGGTTCTTAAAGCACCTACAAATTCTATTTGGCTTTTAGGTCGTACAGAAGTAGGAGAAGACGTGCAAAAAGCGATTGAATTAGAAACAGGTGTGAAAATTAAAAAGCTGATTCCCTTCGCGGGCAATCAACCAATTATTGAGGTACCTAGTGATGTTTTTACTTCATTATCGTTTTTTGATGTTATGGTCCAATCTATGCAACAAAATCCTCCGCCGACGTCTGAAGAATCTCTTCTTAACCAATTTGCAAAGGTAGGTATAGATGTAAACAAAGGTTTTGATGAAGCAAACTTAAGCGATGAAGTCAAAAGCGGTTTGGAACGTGCAATAAATGATGCACCGAAAATTATTCAAAACAGCTTTCCTCTCAATTTAAAAACGACAAACAATTGGGGCTATGCGAAAGTCATTGGTTCTTATGGGGAGGATTACTTAGCAAGAGCCTACATAACGTATTCAGGCTTTGAAGCAAATGTAAAAGAGATACAAACGTATTTAAGGTCTTATACGGATCAATCAGCTGAAAAATATGATGGGAAAAATGTGTATAGGATTCATTTTGAAAAAGAGGAACTTCCCGATGTTGAGGCATTTTGGTCGATCACGATGTATAATCAAGACATGTATTTAGTAGAAAATGAAATGAATCGTTATTCCATTGGATCAAATACAGAAGGGTTAAAGTATAATGAAGACGGTTCTTTGGACATTTATATGAGTCATGAACCTCCTGAAGGGAAAGAGTCAAACTGGCTACCAGCTCCTTTAGATGAATTCAATCTGATCACCCGTCTTTTTGAACCGACAGAAGAGACATTAAAAAAACTGTACTTACCAGCAGTGAAGAAAGTAAATGATTAA
- the hemE gene encoding uroporphyrinogen decarboxylase — MFNDTFIKACKGEKTDHIPVWYMRQAGRSQKEYRKIKEKYGLFEITHQPELCAYVTRLPVEQYNVDAAVLYKDIMTPLPAIGVDVEIKSGIGPVIDQPIESIHDVEKLGEINPVEDIPYILDTIKLLTTEQLSVPLIGFSGAPFTLASYMIEGGPSKNYHKTKAFMYSQPKAWFLLMDKLGDMVVEYVKSQIHAGAGAIQIFDSWVGALGVEDYRMYCKPIMNRIFSQLKNEKVPFIMHGVGASHLAKDWNDLPLDVVGLDWRMSIKEARQKGIDKTVQGNLDPSVLLAPWEYIEEKTKKILDEGKENGSMIFNLGHGVFPEVNPETLKRLTAFVQEYSKVND; from the coding sequence ATGTTTAATGACACTTTTATAAAGGCGTGTAAGGGAGAAAAGACCGATCATATTCCAGTCTGGTATATGAGACAAGCGGGTAGGTCTCAAAAGGAATATCGAAAAATTAAAGAAAAATATGGGTTATTTGAAATTACTCATCAGCCTGAACTGTGCGCATATGTGACACGTTTACCGGTTGAACAATATAATGTAGATGCCGCTGTTTTATACAAAGATATCATGACTCCTCTTCCAGCCATAGGTGTGGATGTAGAGATAAAATCGGGGATTGGACCTGTTATTGATCAGCCCATCGAATCGATTCATGATGTTGAAAAACTTGGAGAAATTAATCCTGTTGAAGATATACCTTATATACTAGACACCATTAAACTGTTGACAACAGAACAGCTATCCGTTCCATTAATTGGTTTCTCTGGAGCTCCCTTTACATTAGCAAGCTATATGATAGAAGGTGGTCCTTCGAAAAATTATCACAAAACGAAAGCATTCATGTATTCTCAGCCAAAAGCATGGTTTCTTTTGATGGACAAGCTAGGAGACATGGTTGTTGAATATGTAAAATCACAAATTCATGCAGGTGCTGGGGCGATTCAAATTTTTGATTCATGGGTAGGAGCCCTAGGTGTTGAAGATTATCGAATGTACTGCAAGCCTATTATGAATCGAATCTTCTCCCAATTGAAAAATGAAAAAGTTCCTTTTATTATGCACGGAGTGGGTGCAAGCCACTTAGCAAAAGATTGGAATGACCTTCCTCTAGATGTAGTTGGACTTGATTGGAGAATGTCTATTAAAGAGGCGAGACAAAAAGGCATTGATAAAACGGTGCAAGGAAATTTAGATCCATCCGTATTATTAGCACCATGGGAATATATAGAAGAGAAAACGAAGAAGATTTTAGATGAAGGAAAAGAAAATGGTTCCATGATTTTTAATTTAGGACATGGTGTATTTCCAGAAGTTAACCCAGAAACGTTAAAGCGCCTCACTGCTTTTGTTCAAGAATATTCCAAAGTAAATGATTAA
- the hemY gene encoding protoporphyrinogen oxidase, which yields MTEQVVIIGGGITGLSAAFYLQKQIREKQLPLKITLIEGNDRLGGKIETEKRDGFVIERGPDSFLERKTSAGQLAKDVGLGNELVNNATGQSYVLVKDKLHPIPEGSVMGIPTNIGPFVTSGLFSFPGKMRAAADFVLPAHEVNGDQSLGKFFRRRFGNEIVENLIEPLLSGIYAGDIDDLSLMATFPQFYQLEQKHRSLVLGLKKMQTMKKNDKHSPKKGIFQTLKSGLSSLVEEIEKQLTDVTIQKNTTVKTIQKQGNQSIITLSDGGSIIADHIISTVPHYLLTNMIDSISSISYFDKMPATSVATVAMAFPKDRIQGLMNGTGFVIARNAKYSITANTWTHKKWPHTTPEGKVLLRAYVGKPGAEGIVDKSDEEIVNEVLDNLGRIIKLTGEPDFSIVTRLKESMPQYLVGHKENLEKIELEMSKQYPEIILAGASFKGLGIPDCIDQGKEAVEKVVNRVLQPV from the coding sequence ATGACTGAACAAGTAGTAATCATAGGCGGTGGAATCACGGGATTATCCGCTGCTTTTTATCTTCAAAAACAAATAAGAGAAAAGCAGTTGCCACTAAAAATTACCTTAATCGAAGGAAATGATCGATTAGGAGGAAAAATTGAAACGGAAAAACGAGATGGTTTTGTCATTGAACGAGGTCCAGATTCTTTTTTAGAAAGAAAAACAAGTGCTGGACAATTAGCCAAAGATGTTGGCCTAGGAAATGAGCTTGTCAATAATGCAACCGGTCAATCATATGTCCTCGTGAAGGATAAACTTCATCCAATTCCAGAAGGTTCTGTGATGGGAATACCAACAAATATCGGACCTTTTGTTACTTCTGGTCTTTTTTCTTTTCCTGGAAAGATGAGAGCTGCGGCAGATTTTGTTTTACCTGCCCATGAAGTAAACGGGGATCAATCTTTAGGGAAGTTCTTTAGAAGAAGATTTGGAAATGAAATCGTTGAAAATTTGATAGAACCTCTTTTATCAGGAATATATGCAGGGGATATTGATGACCTTAGCTTGATGGCTACATTCCCACAGTTTTATCAGTTAGAACAAAAGCACCGTAGTTTAGTTTTAGGTTTGAAAAAAATGCAAACGATGAAGAAAAATGATAAGCATAGCCCGAAAAAAGGGATCTTCCAAACGTTAAAATCGGGTCTTTCTAGTCTAGTTGAAGAAATTGAAAAGCAACTGACGGATGTTACGATTCAGAAAAATACCACGGTGAAAACGATTCAAAAGCAAGGGAATCAATCCATTATTACTTTAAGTGATGGTGGATCAATAATAGCTGACCATATTATTTCTACAGTGCCACATTATTTATTGACGAATATGATTGATTCGATTTCATCGATTTCTTATTTTGATAAGATGCCGGCAACCTCTGTCGCAACGGTAGCGATGGCTTTTCCGAAAGATCGAATTCAAGGATTAATGAACGGGACAGGATTTGTTATTGCTCGTAATGCAAAGTATTCTATTACAGCTAACACATGGACTCATAAAAAATGGCCGCATACAACTCCAGAAGGAAAAGTATTACTGAGAGCCTACGTAGGCAAGCCTGGAGCAGAAGGGATCGTTGACAAATCAGATGAAGAAATTGTCAATGAAGTTTTAGATAATTTAGGTCGCATCATAAAATTAACAGGAGAGCCCGACTTTTCAATCGTGACAAGATTAAAAGAGTCAATGCCACAATATTTAGTCGGTCATAAAGAAAACCTTGAAAAAATTGAATTAGAAATGAGCAAGCAGTATCCAGAAATCATTTTAGCAGGAGCTTCTTTTAAAGGTTTAGGCATACCAGATTGTATTGACCAAGGAAAAGAAGCAGTTGAAAAAGTCGTGAATCGAGTCCTTCAGCCTGTGTAA